The Strix aluco isolate bStrAlu1 chromosome Z, bStrAlu1.hap1, whole genome shotgun sequence genome contains a region encoding:
- the LOC141918711 gene encoding relaxin-3-like: protein MGAKLRLLCAAAALLCAARPGQPGGGRAAAAVVLPAAEGDGYGVKLCGREFIRAVIFTCGGSRWKRLSLLAMEPVPAADSARTASSKLLGNVKLQSILSPEVEQLQRSSPFLGWQMFKDLYSLNDYNEYVPVADDFKELVHQVEEAVSSPADRGGTGVANPMGSNSYLWARYPRRKRESLGLAGMCCKWGCTKAEISTICRV from the exons ATGGGGGCCAAGCTGCGGCTCCTCTGCGCCGCGGCAGCGCTGCTctgcgcggcgcggcccgggcagcccggcggcgggcgcgcggcGGCCGCCGTCGTGCTCCCCGCAGCCGAGGGGGACGGCTACGGGGTGAAGCTCTGCGGCCGGGAGTTCATCCGCGCCGTCATCTTCACCTGCGGCGGGTCCCGCTGGAAGCGGCTCTCCCTGCTGGCGATGGAGCCGGTGCCCGCGGCCG ATTCTGCACGAACAGCAAGTAGCAAACTACTGGGAAACGTCAAGCTGCAATCAATTTTGAGTCCTGAAGtggagcagctgcagagaagCAGTCCGTTTCTTGGATGGCAGATGTTTAAGGACTTGTATAGTTTAAATGACTATAATGAATATGTACCTGTGGCAGATGACTTCAAAGAACTTGTTCATCAGGTAGAGGAAGCTGTCAGCTCTCCTGCTGATAGGGGAGGAACAGGAGTTGCAAACCCCATGGGATCAAACAGTTATCTTTGGGCCAGGTATCCCAGAAGAAAACGGGAGTCTCTGGGTTTGGCAGGAATGTGTTGCAAATGGGGCTGTACAAAAGCTGAAATTAGTACTATATGTAGAGTTTAA